From Kribbella amoyensis:
GTGGTGCTTTGGTTACTCGTCGTGCTCCTGCGGGGGGAGGGCGGCGACGAAGGGGTGGTCCTTGTCGATCTTGCCCATCTTGGAAGCGCCGCCGGGGCTGCCCAGGTCGTTGAAGAACTCCACGTTGGCCGTGTAGTAGTCCTTCCACTGATCCGGGGTGTCGTCCTCGTAGTAGATCGCTTCGACCGGGCAGACCGGCTCGCACGCTCCGCAGTCGACGCACTCGTCAGGGTGGATGTAGAGCATCCGGTTGCCCTCGTAGATGCAGTCGACCGGGCACTCCTCGACGCAGGCGAGGTCCTTGAGGTCAACACACGGCTGCGCGATGACGTAAGTCACTGGTACTCCTCCTATGGCCAGCAAGCGCAGCGGACTTGGGATGCTGCGTGCGGTGGTGCTCGGGTTCTCTAGTATCACGGTATAACTTCGCCCACTCTGCCAGGAGTCCGCATCGTGTCAGGCCTCAGTGCCCGTGATATCGGCCACCGTGTCGTGGTTCGGCATGCGCTCGGGGGTGGGCAGCTGACCGATGTGATCGGCGTGCTGCAGAGCCTGGACGCCGAGACCCTGGCCGTGAGGCACGCCGACAGCACCGTGCACCGGGTCCGGCTGACCGACGTCGCCGCGGCCAAGCCGATTCCGCCGATGCCGCTGCGGCCCGTGGACGTGGACCAGCTCTTCCTCACCACCGCGCTC
This genomic window contains:
- the fdxA gene encoding ferredoxin; this encodes MTYVIAQPCVDLKDLACVEECPVDCIYEGNRMLYIHPDECVDCGACEPVCPVEAIYYEDDTPDQWKDYYTANVEFFNDLGSPGGASKMGKIDKDHPFVAALPPQEHDE